A portion of the Parasteatoda tepidariorum isolate YZ-2023 chromosome 5, CAS_Ptep_4.0, whole genome shotgun sequence genome contains these proteins:
- the LOC139425697 gene encoding uncharacterized protein has translation MLSYDWVYAIVVSIVVGTLIAFLIWKTKNHTPSKIEGRQILSKNQRSIYFSKFYNFKQSIEKYNFDCDFKHENYLINDLKISNTLKDQNLTNVIITNRSFLRKLKGLPETYEFKSTENSILQENQTEGSFFQDYSTKQSTNIHFKRSFARYRNMKKPRKYLFLHKNESREKSKFFLKIPPILVKNLRNQNFRKAGTALFSRKVLKNEIETNSHNAMKKVDNRNTNFLASSKIVENKINKSKIGQLKMDQEKVLSIYEETAKIDELQRLEYLKTATKFISPATEYQTKAMTDYKFTEMSTISHSDYFSTENEPDLEDSTLLFTLDWDVDANLTSSSLVQPELTTILRKSLFAYSTVAPSLIKNLAKFNMDSTDSPTASILENLAKPSTEFEDSSIAPLKTLITANVELKESSIAASALKILTKPRVQFSSTISSKIANNTNVSKNITTRFKTKQNETTPNWLKLITENLNAWTKCTEKNVSILSEEEDSLDLETYISYDKISFNETFFSHPSLVSLATVAYVMKIILLVLFCSGILFLALIIIAFAKVKETHGFSYLKDHLTYSLISVFGSETQRAPTLTLISPSSSSTSLISLPTVLEEASRDPKEAFNAWEMKNRRISEKEIIH, from the exons ATGTTGTCTTATGATTGGGTTTATGCCATAGTTGTAAGTATTGTAGTTGGTACATTGATAGCTTTTCTAATTTGGaaaacaaagaatcatacaCCTTCAAAAATAGAAGGTAGACAAATCTTATCAAAAAATCAacgttcaatatatttttcaaaattttataatttcaagcaatcaatagaaaaatataattttgactgCGATTTTAAGCACGAAAACTACTTAATAAAtgatcttaaaatttcaaatacgcTGAAGGaccaaaatttaactaatgtgATCATAACAAATagatcatttttaagaaaactgaaaGGATTGCCCGAGACATACGAATTCAAATCAACGGAAAATAGCATTTTACAAGAAAATCAAACAGAGGGTTccttttttcaagattattctACGAAACAATCTacaaacatacattttaaaagatccTTTGCTCGATACAGGAACATGAAAAAACCTCGGAAGTATTTATTTCTGCATAAGAATGAATCTAGagaaaaatccaaatttttcttgaaaattccacccattttagtaaaaaatctgagaaatcaaaattttaggaaagCTGGTACTGCTTTATTTAgcagaaaagtattaaaaaacgaaattgaaACTAATTCTCATAATGCAATGAAGAAAGTCGATAACCGCAACACAAATTTCTTAGCATCTAGcaaaattgtagaaaataaaataaataaatcaaaaatcggtCAATTGAAAATGGATCAAGAGAAAGTGCTTTCGATTTATGAAGAAACAGCCAAAATTGATGAACTCCAAAGgttagaatatttgaaaacagCAACGAAATTCATAAGTCCTGCTACAGAATACCAAACAAAAGCGATGACTGattataaatttactgaaatgaGTACAATTTCACattctgattatttttctaCAGAAAACGAACCAGACTTGGAAGATTCTACTTTGCTATTTACACTGGACTGGGATGTCGATGCAAATTTAACTAGTTCTTCACTCGTTCAACCAGAACTAACAACAATTCTCCGAAAGTCTTTATTTGCATATTCTACAGTTGCACCATCTCTCATAAAGAATTTAGCTAAATTCAACATGGACTCAACAGATTCCCCAACTGCATCGATACTGGAGAATTTAGCAAAACCCAGTACGGAATTTGAAGATTCCTCAATCGCACCTCTGAAGACCTTAATTACAGCCAATGTAGAATTGAAAGAATCCTCAATAGCTGCCTCTGCTCTGAAGATTTTAACTAAGCCTAGAGTGCAATTTTCATCAACAATATCTTCAAAAATCGCAAACAACACCAACGTTTCGAAGAATATTACAACAAGATTCAAAACTAAGCAAAATGAAACCACACCTAATTGGTTAAAACTCATCACAGAGAACTTAAATGCCTGGACTAAATGTACAGAGAAAAATGTATCAATTCTAAGTGAAGAAGAAGATAGCCTTGATCTTGAGACGTACATTTCATATGACAAGATCTCGttcaatgaaacttttttttctcatccaAGTTTGGTATCTCTTGCAACAGTGGCTTATGTCATGAAAATAATCCTTCTGg ttttattttgttccGGAATCCTCTTCCTAGCCCTGATTATAATTGCGTTTGCTAAAGTGAAAGAAACTCATGGTTTTAGTTACCTCAAAGATCATCTAACATACAGTTTGATCAGTGTTTTCGGATCTGAAACTCAAAGAGCACCCACATTAACACTGATATCTCCCTCGTCAAGTAGTACGAGCTTAATATCCTTGCCAACTGTTTTAGAGGAAGCATCACGTGATCCAAAAGAAGCTTTCAACGCTTGGGAAATGAAAAATAGGagaatttctgaaaaagaaattatacattGA